In the Chlorobium limicola DSM 245 genome, one interval contains:
- the bchH gene encoding magnesium chelatase subunit H gives MHDKIRIAAIVGMEQCNQRVWREVREKIGAHAELTQWTDQDLEHQNPEAAEAIRNADCIFTTLIQFKGQADWLQEQIEQSKVTTVFAYESMPEVMQMTRVGNYVVSGDGSGMPDIVKKVAKMLVKGRDEDALYGYMKLLKIMRTMLPLIPKKAKDFKNWMQVYTYWMHPTTDNLASMFNYIMAEYFEVGVKAEKVQEVPTMGFYHPDAPEYMKDLHHYEKWLQKRDKSASKKRNIAMLFFRKHLLQEKEYIDNTIRAIEKKGLNPLPVFVMGVEGHVAAREWFTHANPDMLINMMGFGFVGGPAGATTPGASAAARDEILGKINAPYVVSQPLFIQDFNSWKSQGVVPLQSAMTYSLPEMDGAVCPVVLGAIKDGRLQTVPDRLERLSGIAKKFSDLRTLANKDKKVAFVVYDYPPGMGKKASAALLDVPKSLYKMLERLKGEGYNTGELPESPEALLAMLDRATDYEIQAHEQDNFSIDRETFNRITSDRERERIEGRWSGFPGDIVPVGTGQLFIGGLQLGNIFIGVQPRLGIQGDPMRLLFDKENTPHHQYIAFYRWISREFGANALVHVGMHGTVEWMPGLQLGVTGDCWSDALLGEVPHFYIYPINNPSEANIAKRRGYATMISHNIPPLSRAGLYKELPAFKEMLNDYRERGLEKIVDIETEEAIIEKARQLNLTDDCPRIENEPFTNYISRLYTYMMELESRLISNSLHVFGQTPLPETQVTTIMEYLKVRGNEKSLPSIIMHAIGESSVYGDYAALATRARKGEEAAMKVREKIDDLTRDFINQTVFEKSNPTAVFNVLTGGAKVSQELAESINESLKEGIAMKLALQDNSNEMNSFVRALRGEYLPSGPGGDLVRDGAGILPTGRNIHAIDPWRIPSELAFKRGKQIAESIIRRHCEENNGEYPETIAQVLWGLDTIKSKGEAVAVIIHLMGAEPAYDAQGKISHYQLIPLERLGRPRIDVLIQISSIFRDTFGVLVDHLDKLVKDAARAVEPHEMNHIRKHVDAAISEGRDFESATSRLFTQAPGAYGSQVEELVEDSAWESEEDLDNMFVKRTGFAYGGNRYGDQQTDILKGLLSTVDRVVQQVDSAEFGISDIDRYFSSSGALQLSARRRNPKGDNVKLNYVETFTADVKIDDADKALKVEFRTKLLNPKWFETMLEQGHSGATEISNRFTYMLGWDAVTKGVDDWVYKEAAQTYAMDPKMRERLMKVNPKAFKNIVGRMLEASGRGMWSADPDMIEKLQEIYSDLEDRLEGIEI, from the coding sequence ATGCACGATAAAATCAGAATTGCCGCTATTGTCGGGATGGAGCAATGCAACCAGCGGGTCTGGCGCGAAGTCAGGGAAAAAATCGGCGCGCATGCTGAACTGACCCAATGGACCGATCAGGATCTGGAACATCAGAATCCCGAAGCAGCAGAAGCGATCCGCAATGCCGACTGTATTTTCACCACCCTTATTCAGTTCAAGGGTCAGGCAGACTGGCTGCAGGAACAGATTGAACAATCAAAAGTTACAACGGTTTTTGCCTACGAGTCGATGCCGGAAGTCATGCAGATGACCAGGGTCGGCAATTACGTGGTGTCAGGCGACGGTAGCGGCATGCCCGATATCGTAAAAAAAGTAGCGAAAATGCTGGTGAAGGGACGCGACGAAGATGCGCTCTACGGCTACATGAAGCTGCTCAAGATCATGCGTACCATGTTGCCGCTGATCCCGAAAAAAGCCAAGGATTTCAAGAACTGGATGCAGGTCTATACCTACTGGATGCATCCCACGACCGATAACCTCGCCTCGATGTTCAACTACATCATGGCGGAGTATTTTGAAGTCGGCGTCAAGGCCGAAAAAGTACAGGAAGTGCCCACCATGGGCTTCTACCATCCTGATGCGCCCGAATACATGAAAGATCTGCACCACTACGAAAAATGGCTGCAGAAACGCGACAAAAGCGCATCGAAAAAGCGCAACATCGCCATGCTTTTCTTCCGCAAGCACCTGCTGCAGGAGAAGGAATATATCGACAACACCATCCGCGCCATCGAAAAGAAGGGACTCAATCCCCTTCCGGTTTTCGTTATGGGCGTTGAAGGCCACGTCGCCGCCCGCGAATGGTTTACCCATGCAAACCCCGACATGCTCATCAACATGATGGGCTTCGGCTTTGTCGGCGGACCTGCAGGCGCAACGACACCGGGAGCCTCTGCGGCCGCCCGCGATGAAATTCTCGGCAAGATCAACGCGCCGTACGTTGTTTCGCAGCCGCTCTTCATCCAGGACTTCAATTCATGGAAATCACAGGGCGTCGTGCCGCTGCAGTCCGCAATGACCTACTCCCTGCCGGAAATGGACGGCGCAGTCTGCCCGGTAGTGCTTGGCGCTATCAAGGACGGACGTCTGCAGACCGTGCCCGACCGTCTGGAAAGGCTTTCAGGAATCGCGAAAAAATTCTCCGACCTCCGCACCCTTGCCAATAAGGACAAGAAGGTTGCATTCGTGGTGTACGACTATCCTCCGGGCATGGGCAAAAAGGCCAGCGCAGCTCTGCTCGATGTCCCGAAAAGCCTCTATAAAATGCTCGAACGCCTGAAGGGCGAAGGGTACAATACCGGCGAACTGCCTGAGTCCCCCGAAGCGCTGCTCGCCATGCTCGACCGTGCAACCGATTACGAAATCCAGGCTCACGAACAGGACAACTTCTCGATCGACCGGGAAACCTTCAACAGAATTACCAGCGACAGGGAGCGCGAACGCATCGAGGGCCGCTGGAGCGGATTCCCCGGCGACATCGTCCCGGTAGGTACCGGCCAGCTTTTTATCGGCGGGCTTCAGCTGGGCAACATCTTCATCGGCGTACAGCCTCGCCTCGGCATACAGGGCGATCCCATGAGGCTGCTCTTCGACAAGGAGAACACACCGCACCATCAGTACATCGCCTTTTACCGCTGGATCAGCCGCGAATTCGGGGCAAATGCCCTTGTACACGTCGGCATGCACGGCACCGTTGAATGGATGCCGGGCCTGCAGCTCGGCGTTACCGGCGACTGCTGGTCGGATGCACTGCTTGGCGAAGTTCCTCATTTCTATATCTATCCGATCAACAACCCGAGCGAAGCCAACATTGCCAAACGCCGTGGTTATGCGACCATGATTTCGCACAATATTCCGCCGCTTTCCAGAGCGGGTCTTTACAAGGAGCTTCCGGCCTTCAAGGAGATGCTGAACGACTACCGCGAACGTGGTCTGGAGAAAATAGTCGATATCGAAACCGAAGAGGCTATAATCGAAAAGGCACGGCAGCTCAATCTTACCGATGACTGTCCGCGCATCGAAAATGAACCGTTCACCAATTACATCAGCAGGCTCTACACCTACATGATGGAACTGGAAAGCCGTCTCATTTCTAACTCGCTGCATGTGTTCGGCCAGACTCCCCTGCCGGAAACCCAGGTAACCACCATCATGGAGTACCTCAAGGTACGAGGCAACGAAAAATCGCTGCCATCCATCATAATGCATGCCATCGGAGAAAGCTCTGTCTATGGCGACTATGCCGCGCTTGCAACGAGGGCCCGCAAGGGAGAGGAAGCCGCAATGAAAGTGCGCGAAAAGATCGACGATCTCACCCGCGACTTTATCAATCAGACCGTTTTTGAAAAATCCAATCCGACCGCAGTCTTCAACGTCCTGACCGGCGGAGCGAAAGTGTCGCAGGAACTTGCCGAATCCATCAACGAATCGCTGAAAGAAGGTATAGCCATGAAGCTTGCGCTTCAGGACAACAGCAACGAAATGAACAGTTTCGTCCGTGCGCTTCGCGGAGAGTACCTGCCTTCAGGTCCGGGCGGCGACCTCGTGCGCGACGGGGCAGGAATTCTGCCGACCGGGCGCAACATCCATGCCATCGATCCGTGGCGCATCCCTTCTGAACTGGCGTTCAAGCGCGGCAAGCAGATTGCCGAATCAATCATCAGAAGGCACTGCGAAGAAAACAACGGCGAATACCCCGAAACCATCGCGCAGGTGCTGTGGGGTCTCGATACCATCAAGAGCAAGGGCGAAGCGGTTGCCGTCATCATCCACCTGATGGGTGCCGAACCGGCCTATGATGCCCAGGGCAAAATCAGTCACTATCAGCTCATCCCCCTCGAAAGACTCGGCAGGCCGAGAATCGACGTGCTGATTCAGATCAGCTCGATCTTCCGCGATACCTTCGGCGTACTGGTCGATCATCTTGACAAGCTGGTAAAGGATGCGGCAAGAGCCGTCGAACCGCATGAAATGAACCACATCAGAAAACATGTCGATGCGGCCATAAGCGAAGGCAGAGATTTTGAAAGCGCTACGTCACGACTCTTCACCCAGGCTCCCGGCGCCTACGGGTCACAGGTCGAGGAACTGGTAGAGGATTCCGCATGGGAATCGGAAGAAGATCTCGACAACATGTTCGTCAAGCGTACCGGTTTCGCCTATGGCGGCAACCGCTACGGCGACCAGCAGACAGATATTCTCAAAGGACTGCTCAGCACGGTTGACCGTGTAGTGCAGCAGGTTGACTCTGCGGAGTTCGGTATTTCAGATATCGACCGCTACTTCTCCTCTTCGGGTGCCCTGCAGCTTTCTGCCCGCCGCCGCAACCCGAAAGGCGACAACGTCAAACTGAACTATGTGGAGACCTTTACGGCAGATGTCAAAATCGACGACGCCGACAAAGCGTTGAAGGTGGAATTCCGCACCAAGCTGCTCAATCCGAAATGGTTTGAAACCATGCTCGAACAGGGCCACAGCGGTGCAACGGAAATCAGCAACCGCTTTACCTACATGCTGGGATGGGATGCCGTCACCAAAGGCGTTGATGACTGGGTGTACAAGGAAGCCGCCCAAACGTATGCGATGGATCCGAAAATGCGGGAACGCCTGATGAAGGTCAACCCGAAAGCTTTCAAGAATATCGTCGGCCGTATGCTCGAAGCAAGCGGACGCGGGATGTGGAGCGCTGACCCCGACATGATCGAGAAGCTTCAGGAGATTTATTCAGACCTTGAAGACCGTCTGGAAGGAATCGAGATCTGA
- a CDS encoding magnesium chelatase subunit H translates to MHFVFLTMEATNNSALKSAADELNRKYHLGLEVSLFNLGLRHDAPQWEKLEKAFRSADFIFGSMLFSEEIVRPLEQLLEDASSQICIITSNPALLTRTRIGKFSLRKSGNAEKESGIFRQWAAKLKPKNSHGESQRQLAIARNIGKIMKYIPGRARDIHTFIAAHQFWLNGSQENMERFLCLIADRYVPSWKGKLPQEDPVFYPDASLCHPDASGPFLSAGAFDAWQSKRRPLLNKGPVAILAMRSTVLSKNMHHLDYLVRDLESKGISACIAYCGGLDFRPVLDRFFDPEKPGSMKPELLINGTGFSLVGGPAENKAKEAIAALKKLNVPCYNLIPLSFQPVEQWQNNSHGLTPLQTALCVAVPELDGTIEPHVYAGTGNDRTIPLEREIRDITGRIDRFLRLRAKPAADKKIAIILFNFPPNLGNAGTAAYLNVFESLMRLLKEMQHAGYHVEPPADIEELKDRLLEGNRLIYGTDGNVAAHLSTEEYRKLFPACSGIEPFWGEAPGEILTDRNGFHVLGCSFGNIFIGQQPSFGYERDPMRLLMAKDAAPNHAFAAFYTWLEHCFDADAVLHFGTHGALEFMPGKQAGLSSLCWPKKLIGTLPNFYCYCVNNPSEGAIAKRRGFATLVSYLSPPLEQAGLYKGLRKLKELLASALKHPDGELMLEIEALAAELEISTKKEEVSSEEYLAGLSSELYFIEERMIPLGLHIMGEAPSIESLVDHLALLVSHSRPELDNRSLPEIICGHKKLDYARLTDTLDSDRTALQTWQEILALTREAVRIFTGHLSSSGIKGNPGIRQLLENSLPVRISEADSYLHSKAGVKSGELQKLWTFLNVVLGNIAENNEIHAVLQALDGTYIPPSPGNDLVRNPDIVPTGRNMHSLDPYSIPSAFAREAGRRSAEELLEQYRQKHGALPESIALILWGTDNLKSDGEGIAQALALMGAQAMTDELGKTSDVQLIPLAELGRPRIDVVITISGIFRDLLAPQVKLLDKAARMAASADESPDMNFVRKHVLLEMQEKNCSFTDASNRVFSNAPGSYGANVNHLVESSSWEEEQQLADAFVNRKSFAATETGDWKECPEALRSALRNVTLTFQNIDSYEIGISDIDHYYEYLGGVSKTVERISGSKPDILLGDVNGFGTKQKIRPLEKMVALEARTKLLNPRWYEAMLEHGYEGVREIESHLSNTYGWSATASAVGDWTYQQFNETFLQDPAMLERLTKLNAHAVTAMTKRLLEANARGFWKTDEKTIEELRQLYEDLESRVEGIVDVQD, encoded by the coding sequence ATGCATTTTGTTTTCCTTACCATGGAGGCCACCAACAACAGCGCCCTGAAAAGCGCTGCTGATGAACTGAATCGGAAATATCATCTCGGTCTTGAGGTTTCGCTGTTCAATCTTGGTCTCCGTCACGACGCTCCCCAATGGGAAAAACTGGAAAAAGCCTTCCGTTCGGCTGATTTTATTTTCGGTTCGATGCTCTTCAGCGAGGAAATTGTACGCCCTCTTGAACAACTCCTTGAAGATGCATCTTCCCAGATCTGCATCATTACCAGTAATCCGGCCCTCCTCACCCGAACAAGAATAGGAAAGTTCTCGCTCCGAAAATCGGGAAATGCAGAAAAAGAGTCCGGTATTTTCAGGCAATGGGCGGCAAAGCTGAAACCTAAAAACAGTCACGGCGAAAGCCAGAGACAGCTCGCCATTGCCCGCAATATCGGCAAAATCATGAAGTACATCCCCGGCAGAGCTCGGGATATACATACGTTCATCGCCGCGCACCAGTTCTGGCTGAACGGTTCGCAGGAAAATATGGAACGGTTCCTCTGCCTTATAGCGGACCGTTATGTCCCTAGCTGGAAAGGAAAGCTCCCTCAGGAGGACCCGGTCTTTTATCCGGATGCCTCGCTCTGCCACCCTGACGCTTCCGGGCCGTTTCTTTCAGCCGGAGCTTTCGATGCATGGCAAAGCAAGCGGAGACCGTTGCTGAACAAGGGCCCGGTAGCCATTCTTGCCATGCGCTCGACAGTGCTGAGCAAAAATATGCACCATCTCGATTACCTTGTCCGCGATCTGGAATCAAAAGGCATAAGCGCCTGTATCGCCTACTGCGGCGGCCTTGATTTTCGTCCGGTGCTCGACCGGTTTTTCGATCCCGAAAAACCCGGTTCCATGAAACCGGAGCTCCTGATCAACGGCACCGGATTCTCTCTGGTTGGCGGACCGGCAGAAAACAAGGCCAAAGAAGCGATTGCGGCGCTGAAAAAACTCAATGTCCCCTGCTATAATCTCATTCCGCTCTCCTTTCAACCTGTCGAGCAGTGGCAAAACAACAGCCACGGCCTCACTCCGTTGCAGACCGCGCTTTGTGTAGCGGTACCTGAACTTGACGGCACCATAGAGCCTCATGTCTATGCCGGCACAGGCAATGACCGAACAATCCCGCTCGAACGTGAAATACGGGACATTACCGGCAGAATCGACCGTTTTCTCCGTCTGCGGGCAAAACCTGCCGCCGACAAAAAAATCGCCATAATCCTCTTTAATTTTCCGCCGAATCTCGGCAATGCAGGCACGGCCGCTTACCTCAACGTTTTTGAGAGCCTTATGCGCCTTCTTAAAGAAATGCAGCATGCCGGCTATCATGTGGAACCGCCTGCAGATATTGAAGAACTCAAGGATCGCCTGCTTGAAGGCAACCGCCTGATTTACGGAACTGACGGCAATGTTGCCGCCCATCTCTCCACGGAAGAGTACCGAAAGCTCTTTCCGGCCTGCAGCGGCATCGAACCGTTCTGGGGAGAGGCCCCCGGCGAAATCCTCACCGACCGTAACGGATTCCACGTTCTCGGCTGCTCATTCGGCAATATCTTTATCGGGCAGCAGCCCTCTTTCGGTTACGAGCGCGACCCGATGCGCCTGCTGATGGCAAAGGATGCAGCGCCGAATCACGCATTTGCGGCTTTTTACACATGGCTTGAACACTGTTTCGACGCTGATGCGGTGCTGCATTTCGGTACGCACGGAGCGCTGGAGTTCATGCCCGGCAAACAGGCCGGACTCTCTTCGCTCTGCTGGCCGAAAAAACTGATCGGAACACTTCCGAATTTCTACTGTTACTGCGTCAACAATCCAAGCGAAGGCGCAATAGCCAAACGAAGGGGATTTGCGACGCTTGTCAGCTATCTTTCGCCACCGCTCGAACAGGCCGGACTTTATAAAGGATTACGGAAACTGAAGGAACTGCTTGCCTCGGCACTGAAACATCCGGACGGGGAGCTCATGCTTGAAATAGAAGCGCTGGCTGCCGAGCTTGAAATCAGCACGAAAAAAGAGGAGGTATCCTCCGAAGAGTATCTTGCCGGACTCAGCAGCGAGCTCTATTTCATCGAAGAACGAATGATCCCGCTGGGCCTGCATATCATGGGTGAAGCCCCGTCGATAGAGAGCCTTGTCGATCACCTCGCGCTTCTCGTATCGCACAGCCGCCCGGAACTCGATAACCGTTCACTTCCCGAGATTATTTGCGGACACAAAAAACTGGATTATGCGCGGCTTACCGACACTCTCGACAGCGACCGGACAGCCCTGCAGACATGGCAGGAGATCCTTGCCCTCACGCGGGAAGCTGTCAGAATTTTCACAGGACATCTTTCCTCGTCCGGCATTAAAGGAAATCCGGGCATCCGGCAGCTTCTCGAAAACAGCCTTCCGGTAAGAATTTCCGAAGCGGACAGCTATCTCCACAGCAAAGCCGGCGTCAAAAGCGGCGAACTGCAGAAACTCTGGACGTTCCTTAATGTCGTTCTGGGAAATATCGCCGAAAACAACGAGATCCATGCCGTTCTGCAAGCCCTTGACGGCACATACATTCCGCCGTCTCCGGGAAACGACCTCGTCCGTAATCCGGATATTGTACCGACAGGAAGGAACATGCACAGTCTCGATCCCTACAGCATTCCATCCGCCTTTGCCCGCGAGGCCGGACGCCGCTCGGCAGAAGAACTGCTCGAACAGTACCGGCAAAAGCACGGCGCCCTCCCCGAATCGATCGCCCTGATTCTCTGGGGAACCGACAACCTCAAAAGCGATGGCGAAGGAATTGCCCAGGCTCTTGCCCTGATGGGTGCACAAGCCATGACCGACGAGCTCGGCAAAACCAGCGATGTGCAACTCATCCCTCTTGCAGAACTTGGCCGTCCGAGAATCGATGTCGTTATCACTATCAGCGGCATCTTCCGCGATCTGCTCGCCCCTCAGGTCAAACTGCTCGACAAAGCGGCAAGGATGGCGGCATCGGCAGACGAATCTCCCGACATGAACTTTGTCAGAAAACATGTGCTGCTTGAAATGCAGGAAAAAAATTGTTCTTTTACCGATGCATCGAACAGAGTATTTTCCAACGCTCCGGGAAGCTATGGCGCGAACGTCAATCATCTGGTCGAAAGCAGTTCATGGGAAGAAGAACAGCAGCTTGCCGATGCGTTTGTCAATCGAAAAAGCTTTGCCGCAACCGAAACCGGCGATTGGAAAGAGTGCCCCGAAGCATTGCGTTCCGCCCTGCGAAATGTCACGTTGACTTTCCAGAATATCGACAGTTATGAAATCGGGATTTCGGATATTGATCATTATTATGAGTATCTTGGCGGAGTTTCAAAAACTGTAGAGCGCATCAGCGGGTCGAAACCCGACATTCTCCTGGGCGACGTCAATGGATTCGGGACAAAACAGAAAATACGTCCTCTGGAGAAAATGGTGGCGCTTGAAGCCCGTACGAAACTGCTCAATCCGAGATGGTATGAAGCCATGCTGGAGCATGGTTATGAGGGCGTAAGGGAGATAGAATCGCACCTCAGCAACACCTACGGCTGGAGCGCCACGGCTTCTGCAGTCGGAGACTGGACCTATCAGCAGTTCAATGAAACGTTCCTGCAGGACCCTGCAATGCTCGAACGGCTTACGAAACTTAACGCTCATGCGGTAACCGCCATGACGAAGCGACTCCTGGAAGCCAATGCCAGAGGGTTCTGGAAAACCGATGAGAAAACCATTGAAGAACTGCGGCAACTGTATGAAGACCTCGAATCGAGAGTAGAGGGCATCGTCGACGTACAGGATTGA
- the bchE gene encoding magnesium-protoporphyrin IX monomethyl ester anaerobic oxidative cyclase yields the protein MKILMIQPNYHSGGAEIAGNWTPSWVAYIGGALKQAGFDQIRFVDAMADDLPDDQIEEIIRQNKPDIVMATNITPSIFKAQDIMKIAKKVDPKIRTIMGGIHSTFMYPQVLSEAPETDYVIRGEGEEIAVNLVKQIAAGTDKENRADITGIAYIDNDGKVFATPAHPVIEDLDTLTPDWSLYDWNKYIYTPLNCRLAVPNFARGCPFTCTFCSQWQFWRRYRARSPKHFVDEIEILVKKYNVGFFILADEEPTINKQKFVALCQELIDRKLGVTWGINTRVTDIMRDEDLLPFFRKAGLVHVSLGTEAASQMNLNRFRKETTIDENKLAIKLLQKNGIVAEAQFVMGLEHETPETIEETYQLCKDWDPDMANWTIYTPWPFSDLFKELGDKVEVRDYSKYNFVSPIIKPDNMEREDVLKGVLKSYARFYARKTFFGYPWIKDPYVRKYMLGCLKAFAQTTITKRFYDIDRVKTKNRKIEIDLGFDKSRILTQDEVKNLKELRPEMVADMSFGLKEAGYQREHDEHDWDAFDETTIKDRTSSTVRNC from the coding sequence ATGAAAATACTGATGATTCAGCCTAATTATCATTCAGGTGGAGCTGAAATTGCCGGTAACTGGACGCCAAGCTGGGTTGCCTATATCGGTGGCGCCCTGAAACAGGCCGGGTTCGATCAAATACGTTTTGTTGACGCCATGGCCGACGACCTCCCGGATGATCAGATCGAGGAAATTATCCGGCAGAACAAACCGGATATTGTGATGGCAACCAATATCACGCCCTCCATTTTCAAGGCGCAGGATATCATGAAAATCGCCAAGAAGGTCGATCCGAAAATCAGGACGATCATGGGGGGAATTCACTCGACATTCATGTACCCGCAGGTACTGAGCGAAGCGCCCGAAACCGATTATGTCATTCGTGGGGAGGGTGAAGAAATTGCGGTGAACCTCGTAAAGCAGATTGCAGCGGGAACCGACAAAGAAAACCGTGCTGACATTACCGGTATTGCCTATATCGACAATGACGGCAAGGTATTTGCTACTCCGGCTCACCCTGTGATTGAAGACCTTGATACCCTGACTCCCGATTGGAGCCTGTACGACTGGAATAAGTACATCTATACGCCTCTAAACTGCCGCCTTGCGGTACCTAACTTTGCAAGAGGGTGCCCCTTTACCTGTACCTTCTGCTCGCAATGGCAGTTCTGGCGCCGTTACCGCGCGCGCAGTCCGAAGCATTTTGTTGATGAAATCGAAATTCTGGTAAAGAAATACAATGTCGGTTTCTTTATCCTTGCCGATGAAGAACCAACCATCAACAAACAGAAGTTCGTCGCGCTCTGCCAGGAACTTATCGACCGCAAGCTCGGCGTTACCTGGGGTATCAACACCCGGGTAACGGACATCATGCGCGATGAAGATCTGCTGCCGTTCTTCCGCAAGGCCGGACTGGTGCACGTCTCGCTCGGCACCGAAGCGGCAAGCCAGATGAACCTGAACCGTTTCCGTAAGGAAACCACGATTGACGAGAATAAACTTGCCATCAAGCTGCTGCAGAAAAACGGAATCGTTGCCGAAGCGCAGTTCGTTATGGGGCTCGAACATGAAACGCCGGAAACCATCGAGGAAACCTATCAGCTCTGCAAGGACTGGGATCCCGATATGGCAAACTGGACCATCTACACCCCGTGGCCGTTTTCGGATCTCTTCAAGGAGCTCGGCGACAAGGTGGAGGTGCGCGATTATTCCAAATACAACTTCGTATCGCCCATCATCAAGCCGGACAACATGGAGCGAGAGGATGTGCTCAAAGGCGTACTGAAATCCTATGCCCGCTTCTATGCGCGCAAAACATTCTTCGGCTATCCCTGGATCAAGGACCCGTATGTCCGTAAATACATGCTCGGATGTCTGAAAGCTTTCGCGCAGACCACCATCACCAAACGTTTCTACGATATCGATCGCGTGAAGACCAAAAACCGCAAGATCGAGATCGACCTTGGATTCGACAAGTCGAGAATCCTCACTCAGGACGAGGTGAAAAACCTGAAGGAACTGCGTCCGGAAATGGTTGCCGATATGAGTTTCGGTCTGAAGGAAGCCGGATACCAGCGCGAGCACGACGAACACGATTGGGATGCATTCGACGAAACCACCATCAAGGATCGTACCTCATCGACCGTACGGAACTGCTG
- the bchM gene encoding magnesium protoporphyrin IX methyltransferase, protein MSSSSFNAEEHKNMLRSYFNGQGFQRWASIYGDDKLSTVRNTVRQGHAVMMDKAFSWLQQLNLPKGATILDAGCGTGLFSIRLAKEGYKVKAVDIASQMVEKAKADATMQGVNNNIDFEVNTIESVKGTYDAVVCFDVLIHYPSEGFRQAFSNLSSLTRGSVIFTYAPYNNILAFQHWLGGYFPKKERRTTIQMIRAEEMEKAMTENRMVTRNSEKISWGFYHTMLMNTARR, encoded by the coding sequence ATGAGCAGCTCCTCTTTCAACGCCGAAGAACACAAAAACATGCTTCGCTCGTATTTCAACGGCCAGGGCTTTCAGCGCTGGGCTTCGATTTACGGCGACGACAAACTCTCTACCGTACGCAATACCGTCCGTCAGGGCCATGCGGTTATGATGGACAAGGCGTTCAGCTGGCTGCAGCAGCTCAACCTTCCGAAAGGGGCCACAATACTCGATGCAGGTTGCGGAACCGGCTTGTTCAGCATCAGACTTGCCAAAGAGGGGTACAAAGTCAAGGCTGTTGATATTGCCTCACAGATGGTTGAAAAGGCAAAAGCCGACGCAACAATGCAGGGCGTCAATAACAATATCGACTTCGAGGTCAACACCATCGAGTCGGTCAAAGGCACCTACGACGCCGTTGTCTGTTTTGACGTACTCATTCACTACCCGTCGGAAGGATTCCGGCAGGCATTTTCCAACCTGAGCAGCCTGACCAGAGGATCGGTAATTTTCACCTATGCGCCATACAACAACATTCTTGCCTTTCAGCACTGGCTGGGCGGCTACTTTCCAAAAAAAGAACGCAGAACCACGATTCAGATGATCCGCGCCGAAGAGATGGAAAAAGCCATGACCGAAAACAGAATGGTTACCAGAAACAGTGAAAAAATCAGCTGGGGCTTCTATCACACCATGCTGATGAACACGGCGCGCCGCTGA